The genomic stretch GAAGTCGTCTACTTCCGTATCCTGACACTGGGCGGCGGACCGTTCTTACTCGGCATCACGTTGTCCTGTTTCTATTCCGGGCGCGGCATCACCAAGCCGGTGATGCTGGTCAACCTTGCGGCTGCCGGAATCAATATCCCCTTGGATTATTGTCTGATCAACGGTGTTTGGATATTCCCCGAACTCGGTATCGTAGGAGCCGGTCTGGCGACCGTCTTCGGCTATACGCTACCAGCCGTCTGTTTCGCCCTGCTCATCTTCAACAAGCACAATGACGCGTCATTCCGCGTGCTTTCCGCTGTCCGGTTCGAGCCGGAGCTGTTCAAGCGGTTCATGAAATACGGGTTGCCCGGTGGTGTGCAGTTCTTTCTGGAAATATTCGGCATTACCTTTTTCGTGTTCATCGTCGGGCGTATCGGTGAAGTCGAACTGGCTGCCAGCAATATCGCCATTTCCATCGATACCCTGGCGTTCCTGCCGACCCTGGGGCTGAACATCGCCGTGTCCATCATGGTTGGGCAGGCCATGGGCAATCGGAACCCGGACGGGGCTTTCTATGCAACCAAGTCCGTATTGCACATCGCGCTGACCTACATGTTCTTCATGGCGATGATCTTTTTCGTGTTCCCGGTGCCTCTTCTGGAGCTGTTCCGAACCCGTGGCGAAGTGGCGGCTTTCAATGATGTCGTCCCGCTTGGAATTGTTCTCCTGCGGTACGTTGCCGCCTTTACCCTCGTGGATGCGGTGGCCATCGTCTATGTGGGAGCATTGAAGGGTGCAGGCGATACGCGATTCATCATGACTGTCATGGGCAGCGCGTCATTCGGATGTCTTGTCATCCCGCTTTCGCTGCTCAGCTACTTCGGATCAACTTCCGTTCACGGTCCATGGATATGCCTCGTGCTGTACGTGACAGTTCTTGCAGTCGTGTTCCGTGCGCGGTTCAACAAGGGCGTATGGCGCTCTCATCGCGTTATCGAAGACTATTGATCGGTAAGCTATCAACGCTTTTCATTGCGCGTTAATGCTAATTCGGAAAG from Pseudodesulfovibrio profundus encodes the following:
- a CDS encoding MATE family efflux transporter — its product is MPLVVSMMSSTVMTFTDRIFLGNYSLEALGASLPASIAAFLFLSFFFGVAEYTGVFVSQYTGACRHERVGAALWQGIWFCIPAGLILASLWFIAEPLFALGGHPPEVRELEVVYFRILTLGGGPFLLGITLSCFYSGRGITKPVMLVNLAAAGINIPLDYCLINGVWIFPELGIVGAGLATVFGYTLPAVCFALLIFNKHNDASFRVLSAVRFEPELFKRFMKYGLPGGVQFFLEIFGITFFVFIVGRIGEVELAASNIAISIDTLAFLPTLGLNIAVSIMVGQAMGNRNPDGAFYATKSVLHIALTYMFFMAMIFFVFPVPLLELFRTRGEVAAFNDVVPLGIVLLRYVAAFTLVDAVAIVYVGALKGAGDTRFIMTVMGSASFGCLVIPLSLLSYFGSTSVHGPWICLVLYVTVLAVVFRARFNKGVWRSHRVIEDY